gttcactgcctttcttttttttttttctttttggttcacTGCCTTTCAAAGCAGCCCCTCCTATCCTTCCTTAGCTGGTTCTACTTTGtcaagaagttttttttaaaaaaagattttatttattatttattaatgagagacacagacagagaagcagagacagacacagactgagggagaagcaggttccctgcaaggagcctgatgtgggacttgatcccaggaccccgggatcacaacctgagccaaaggcagatgctcaaccacaaaccacccaggcgcccgtcAGGAagttcttcctctgctccctgtaACTGCCCCTCACTCCACAGATGCCTGTTTTTGTCCTTTGGAGATCTGGAGGGTGCAAACTTGTCCCGTGGGTTCTAAGGAATGGACACACCAGTTCTTTCTCGGCTGTTCTTCGCAGGACACAGCCTTCAACCTCTCCCTATGGGGCCACTTCCTGTCTGCCACTGGCCTCCTCTCACCTGCCACAGCTTTCTTAGCAGCATGAAAATTGATACTCCTCTTGTTGTGGACTCACTGCTTCTGTCAATGAGGCTGTTAATAATTGACTGAATTATTATTAAGTCAGTCCATCATGGAGTGCCAAGTGCCCAAAGGGTACGGGGTTGGCCATGTGCTGTGGGGGGAGGCGGAAGGGCTCTGCAAGGGATTACACCATTGCTGGGGGAGCCGGAGGAAGCCATGAACATAGCCGTGGCAAGACGCGAGATATGCTGCTTTGAGCGAAGAACTACATTTTGCGTCCAAGGATGTAAACATCCTAAGGGGGACATGGGAACAAAAGATTCCAAAGAGATGTAGCTTAAGGAAACAATAATGTGAATCAGTCAGGTTCAAGCAGGAAGACAGGAATACTCAATATGTGCAGAAGCAGGGATTTGAAACTACTGATTCAGATGATGACCGAATGGCTGGCTGGAAGGGCTGGAAGGAGAGCCAGACCTCCAGGACAGAGTCCCAGCACCAGATGGATGTGGCCCACCAGTGTCATTACTGTGTGAGGCCACCTCTGGAGCTGGTTAGCTGCAGACACAGCCCTGCAGCCATGATTCAAAGAGCAGGTGGTCCGAGTCTAGGGGTGGCACCCACAGCTGCCACCCCGTATCCAGGAAGCTGGAGAAGGGACCAGGAAGGCTAATGCAGAAAATCCTCAAACCTGCCATCATGTCAGCGATGCCCTCGAAGGGGCAGGACAGTACCCTCCCCCTTCCACATTTGGCAGGGGTGTCGCTAAATCAGAAGCACCTAGTTACCACAGAACTCTAGCTGCAAACAAGGGTGGGAAACAGCTCTTAGGTTCCCACCACCCTCTCCAACCAGAGGGAAGGCGCAGTGGAGGCCGAGCGAGTCAGAGATGTGCATTCAGGCTTTATGGCAACAAGATGGTCACAAGTGTCCATGGACTGTCTACCCTACCACAGAATTCTGTGCCACTTGGGAGAGGCCAGTGTTGCCTTTTAGTTAACATGACATGAGAAAAGGTTCACAATAAGTCATAATAAGTAAAAAGACAGGAAGAatgatagaaaaggaaaaaaagcaggcAGCAGAACAGAGGTCACCATataatttcttttgtattaaatgaatttttgaaaaaaaaaaaaaaaagttaaaaatacctGCAAGATAAATGGCAACTTTTGGGTGAAAGGATTGAaactgttttttccccccagaggTCAAAAATGTAATTTCGTAATGATATAAGGTCAATATGTAAGTCCTAATGATCATAAACATATTATGTACCTAATACATGAAGCAAGGAATGACGGAATGCAAAGAAGTAGCTCTGCACAATCCTTACGGATTTTAACAGTCTTCTCAGAAATTGACAGAAAAACTGTCAATGGAAGGTATTCCTTAAAATTCttgcaatcaaaaaaaaaaaaaatcttgcaatcTTTTCCgtgttttccaagttttctagGTCGTGCATATATTCTTTTTGTCCTAGGccccagaaaatacatttttaaaaagcacacaaagAACATCTCAGAGGtacggggcagggcagggggtagagcggcggggggcgggggaccgAGAGAGGGGCGGCACCGAGGGGTCCCGACGGGCTGCAGCCTACCTGTGGCGGCGAGGGCCTGCCCCGGGGTCTCTCCGCTCCCCCCGAGCGCCTGGGGGCCGCAGCCCGCGCGGGGAGTctccgcggggggggggggggccgggagcGAGGAGGGGGGCCCTGTCCCCACCGCCAGCGGGAGGAGCGGCCTCGGGCGAGCAGCGAGCAGCGGCGGAGCGGAGCGCACCGGGGCCAACCAGCCAGCGGCCGCAGGTAGCCAGCGCGCTCCCCTCGGGCCCCacgccgcgccccgcccgccgtGGAGGGGGGACCCCAAGGCGCGCACTGTGGGACCCCCTGGACGCTACCACCCCTGCGCCTGCACCCGGGTCGCCGGGGGGTTGCTGTGGGGCTCGCAGGACGCAGATCCGGGCAAACCTTCCCCCCTTAGCTCAACCTCACTGGCTCCCGCGCATCCAGCCCGATCTGGCGagagccgccccccacccccaccccactgtaGCTGGAGGCCGAGGCACGCGTCCCCTCCCCGCAGAAAGGGTGTAACCTTGCTAACAGCCAGTGTTACTGCAGGTCACTTATTAATTCACCTCATTGGAGGGGCCGCTCTTGCCGTTGGTGCCACTCGTACAGGGTGGTCCAGAGCTCTGGTGCTTGGCCGTGGTGGGCACTAGTGCTGGGAACCGGAAGAAATCGCCCACAGTCAGGAGGAAACAAAACTAGGACTGTGGGAATCCAGGCTGAGGCTCCTGTTCTTACTTGCTGTGTGTTCTCGGTGAGTCCCTGACCTCTCTCTCTGATCCCACTCTTCTTCCAGAATGGGGGTCATGATCATCTGTCCAGATCACCCCAGGGTTTACTGGGAGTCTCCTGGACTTAGGTGCTAAGAAAATGGCCTGCAAACTGTCAAGCGAGGTATGCTGCAAGCAGTGATCTTCCAAATGCAAGTGAAGGCTCCAACCATGGACCCCATTTAAGCCCCTAGAAGAGGAACAGCCTTTGCTTTTAGCATGAAAGATTTGCCAGCCTTGGTCTATGACTGTGTCTCTGTTtagcccctccacccccacctccccatggATTGGTTACCTCCACTTAGCCTCCCCTGGAACCCTTCCCGGCCTCAGACCCAGACTTCAGACAAAGCTGCTTCTGTCCCAGCATGGGACAGAGCACTGAGCAGAATGGAACTTGCATGCACCCCTGACAGGTCTGCTGGCTCAACTATCCTCCAAGGGAGGGCTTTCTTGGGGCAGCACTGCTCTGTATGAagctgaggcacctggctgggcTTTGCTTTCCAGGATGCCCCGTGGCAGAGGGTTGGGGTGGAGAAGCCAGGTGCAATTCCTCTTGGCTGCTGGATGGGTCAAGACTCAAGTGAGACAGAGAAGGTGGAGGGCTTGATATGGCTGAAGAGTAACTGTTTCAATGAATCTAGGAATTTCATACACCTATGTATGAAATTCATACATGAAtttgtatttatacatatgtatgaaaTGCATTtcattgaatacattttatatactgTTTAAATGTTATagctgttgtttttaataaagtctGCATGTTTCAGAGTTTTAGTCAAGAATAAACAGGCCTTTCTTTCCAGCGGCTCCGAGACTTGCTACCCTCCTGAGAAGCTGAGACCTGTGCCCCGGGGGGCCAGGCTAGGCTGGTTCCTGAGGGTGCTTCTGGCTCTGATGTGCCGGGGCGGAGGGCTGCCAAGCTTTTTAAGTGCACAGCCCCATTCAATGTAGCCCCATGAGGCCTTTCAcataagaggaaactgaggcacggggatGAAGTGAAGCAAGCCCTTGTCTCAGAGAACAACTCTGTCTCTCAGCCCCTTTGGTTTCTTCCCCATTGTTAGGTCAAATTATGAACAGTGTTTGTGGAAATGTTGATGCGTATCACTGAGCAACTAGCTGTGGAGCAGCTGCTCTGTGGCAGGCTTACTTTGAGGCATCAGGGACACAGCAGTGAatgaaccaggaaaaaaaaatgcctgaccTCTCAGAGTTGATGTGTTACTGGGGTGAGGCAGACAATAAACACATAAGTACACATAAGTGTGTAAATATACTATTTGGTGTCGCAGGTGGGGAGAGATAAAGCCTGGGGGAGACAGGGCGCTGACAGTGAGAAAGGTGgcagttttataaattttataaagggCAATCAGGGAAGGCCTTGCTGAGCAGGTGACATTTGATCCAAGACCCAGAAGAGGTGAGAGAGTGAGCTGGAGGATAGATGGGACATGAGGGCGTTGGACCAGAGGGTTCCGTAGGGCCTTTATACCCTTGACAATCCATGTTTTTAGAGGTGGCACCCTTTATGCTGGCATCTTGGAACGTCTGAGCTGGTGGGCCTTTGCGTGACCACCTGGCCATCTCTCACCTGTTCCCTCTGCTTCGTCCCGTCCCCCTGCAGAGTCGAGAGCATGCTGCGCTTCCTGGCGCCCCTGGCGCCCCGGTTGCTTTGCCTCCGTGGCAGGACCGCCCCCTACTCTTCCGCAGCAGCCCTTCCAAGCCCCATCCTGAACCCGGACATCCGCTACAACCAGCTGTTCATCAACAATGAGTGGCAAGACGCAGCCAGCAAGAAGACCTTCCCGACAGTCAACCCCACCACGGGAGAGGTCATTGGCCATGTGGCTGAAGGGGACCGGGCTGACGTGGACCGGGCAGTGAAAGCAGCCCGCGAGGCCTTCCGCCTGGGGTCTCCGTGGCGCCGGATGGATGCCTCAGAGCGGGGCCGCCTGCTGAACCGCCTGGCCGACCTCGTGGAGCGGGATCGCGTCTACCTGGCCTCACTGGAGACTTTGGACAACGGGAAGCCTTTCCAGGAGTCCTACGCCTTGGACCTGGATGAGGTCATCAAGGTGTACCGGTACTTTGCTGGCTGGGCCGACAAGTGGCACGGCAAGACCATCCCCATGGATGGCGAGCACTTCTGCTTCACCCGGCATGAGCCGGTTGGTGTCTGTGGCCAGATAATCCCCTGGAACTTCCCCTTGGTCATGCAGGGCTGGAAGCTCGCCCCGGCGCTCGCCACCGGCAACACCGTGGTCATGAAAGTGGCAGAGCAGACCCCCCTTTCCGCCCTGTACCTGGCCTCCCTCATCAAAGAGGCGGGCTTTCCCCCGGGGGTGGTCAACGTCGTCACCGGCTACGGCCCCACGGCGGGTGCAGCCATCGCCCGGCACATGGATATCGACAAAGTTGCCTTCACCGGCTCTACGGAGGTGGGCCACCTGATCCAGAAGGCGGCCGGCGACTCCAACCTGAAGAGGGTCACCCTGGAGCTGGGTGGGAAGAGCCCCAGCGTCGTGTTGGCCGACGCTGACATGGAGCACGCCGTGGCGCAGTGCCACGAAGCCCTGTTCTTCAACATGGGCCAGTGCTGCTGTGCCGGCTCCCGGACCTTCGTCCAAGAATCCATCTATGATGAATTTCTGGAGCGAACCGTGGAGAAGGCTAAGCAGAGAAGAGTCGGGAACCCCTTTGAGCTGGACACCCAGCAGGGGCCCCAGGTGGACAAGGAGCAGTTTGAACGAATCCTGAACTACATCCGGCTCGGCCAGAAGGAGGGGGCCAAACTGCTGTGCGGCGGGGAGCGTTTTGGGGATCGCGGTTTTTTCATCAAGCCCACGGTCTTTGGTGATGTGCAGGATGACATGAAGATCGCCAGAGAGGAGATCTTCGGGCCCGTGCAGcccttatttaaattcaagaagATAGAGGAGGTGATCGAGAGGGCCAACAACACCAGGTACGGCTTGGCTGCTGCCGTGTTCACCCAGGACCTGGACAAGGCCATGTACTTCACGCAGGCGCTCCAGGCTGGCACTGTGTGGGTAAACACCTACAACATTGTCACCTGCCACACGCCCTTCGGAGGGTTTAAGGAATCTGGCAATGGGCGGGAGCTGGGGGAGGATGGGCTTAAGGCTTACACGGAGGTGAAGACAGTTACTATCAAGATTCCGCAAAAGAACTCGTAAGAGAGGCTACCACAGGGACCACCCCCTCCAGTCCACAGGTTCCATGATCACCTAGACCATGGCTGCCAAATAGTTTTTTTTGCCTCAGGCCCCACTTTATTTGCTCCATATGAACTCTAATAGGGAAGctcaacaaataaaacaattaaaatgagaaTTGCTCTTGGTAAAGCAGGGCCGGGGACCAGACCTGGAGTCCTATCCAATAGCTCCTCAGCCCCAGCCACCTTGGTGGCCCGGAGTTATTTCCATGAAATCTTGGGAGTGTCTGGAAAATAGATGTAAAACTACTGACCTGGGCAGTGGCTTTTAGTTCTTGCTTCTGATCCGAGGACTTCCCAATGGATTAACCTAATGGCTTAGTAGATGGACTCAGTTCAGATGTAGGATTTGAAAGCATTAGGAGTGTCAAACTAGGTGGGTGCCAAATCTTGGCCCCATTTTTCAATGACTTAACCTAAAAAATCaagaatgcttttcctttttcgtAAGTACCAGTTGCTGGCTATTTTGCTTGCTTACCCTTCATTTTGctgctgattttctttaatttgaggGAGAAGTGAGCAAAGAATGCATTTATATAAaccattcctttaaaataaataacccaagtgtccatcagctagtgagtggataaataaaatgtttccatggAATATTCCTTGTgccattcagccataaaaaaaggaatgaagtactgacattCATTATagaatggatgaaccttgaaaccaTTAGGcggaatgaaagaagccagacatacatacaaggccacatattgtatgattccatttacatgaaatgtccaggataGACAAATCCAGAGACAAAAAAGTATATGAGTGATTGCCAGGTGTTGcgggaggagggaatggggagtAATTGCTAATGGgtataggatttctttttgggaAGTTTCGAAGGGTTCTGAAAATGGATAGTAGTGATGGtcgcacaactttgtgaatatactaaaaagtaCTGAATTGCACAGTGATTCACATAAAAGGATGatttttatgatatgtgaattaatttcaattaaaaatcaaataaaagataTTCATATGTTGTTTGCCAATCTAGTCCATTGGGTGCCAATATTCTCTTCTAACTGAAAATTTTAGAGTTGAGGTAATAGAAGGGACACAAGTAGTCATGTAGTCAACCCCCAGCCAGGTGCAAAAGTTCCCTCCCCAATATTTCTAGTTGCATTTTCGTTTTCCCTTGGCTGGGTGACAAAGTGCAGTCTGAAGGCCCACTGGTTCCTGGTTCCTGGTTCCTGCCTAGAACAAGTCCATTTGGGTCCCCATTTTAGGGTTGCACActctcccccagcccctaccCAAGCACACTACCCCTCAAGCAGAGCCCTGCATCACAGCCATTCTGACATGCTAGGGgtttccagaattttatttatttttattttttaaagatttgagagagagagagagagagagagagagcatgcatgagtacTTGTGCATgtgagggagggggggaggtgggcagagggagagagagaagtagtcTCCCTctggagcacagagcctgacacctgttgatcccaggaccctgagatcacgacctgagccaaaatcaagagttggatggtcaactgactgaggcacccaggagccctggtttCCAGAATTTTAAACTTCAGAGTTGAGTGTATTTGTTGTTAGTCTTCCAACTTCATTCCCTATCGGAAGGGAGTGAATCCAAGCCAGCCAGACCACGGTCCACAACAATGTcgatcctctctctccttgtcttccATCTTTCTAGACCACGTTGCTCATTATACTTCTTGGTTCCCTCGAGTAGACCCAGTCATGGGAATGCGCAGCCCTGGTCATCTCTTTAATGTCCAGTTATCTCACTGAGGCATCGGGATGACTTTGTTCTGTGTCTTTAGGAGTGGGCCCGACCCTGCTTCCTGTGAACTCAGGGTCTGTTCAGGTCCCTAGTCTCCCCTTCCTAGGGCCTCCTTTCTGCACCATTTGTCTAAGCCTGGGGTGACCCTGACTGTCCCCCAAAGCGcaccttttatctttttctctggaGGCTGTTGGCACATTTGCGTAGTGAGCAACAGCCTGGGAagatgggaggaagaaggaaacagggGTTTCCCACCACTAACAAGCAACATCGTCATCTGCTTCTTGGTACTTCCAAACCAAGAGGAACTGTTAGAGGGTGTCCCAGTGTGTGGGGGTTCCTTCTAGGTCCTTCACTTCATCTCTGAAATTCTGAGCTTGACCAGTCAGGTCAGATTCCTAGTCAGCTGAGCCCCAAGGCCCCTCTGTCCTTCTTCGTTGCTGTCACTGCAGGAGGTGTGAGCAGGAGGTTGAACCAGGTCTCATTAAGTACACGATTGCACCTGGTCATAAATGCGACTCTGGGCCAGCACCTATTCCACAAGCTTACACCAAGTGCTTACTCTGTCCAGCACGATCTCTGCCAGTCGTCTTTACGTGCCACCGAAGCCTCACAATCCCATAAAGGAGGCCGTGGGGTGACCCTCTTTTTAGATGAGGAAGTGGAAGCTGAGGGGTTTAGCACGAGGCTCGTTTGGACTCAGGTTCTTCTGTGCATACACTAGGGCCCAGAAAGGGGGCCAAACTGACAGAGCATCTAATCACACCTCAGGAAGCCTCAGGAGCCCAGAGCAGTTCAGCAGCTGCTGAACAAGTGCAAACACCCTACTTCTCTGCTGGATCCACCAGGGCTTCTCTAGAtcagatcccagatcccagatcctgggCCTTTTAAGAAATCTAGTTTGGGTTGGTTCTATTCTGGGTGTGAGGTTGACCTCTGGTGGCCACTCTGTTAGTCAATTTGCTCAGGTTagtcattgatttaaaaaaaaaaaaaaaggctcaggtGCCGGTTCTGGGCAGattgtgggaaaagagaaaaagagaattgaatGAAACAGTCCCTGCCCTGCAGGAGCTCACAGCCTGGCAGGGAGGCCATTCTTAGAAGAGGAGAAAAGTCTGTGATAAGTAGAAGCACAGAGACCATGAGAtcacagaaagaaaggaataatgcGAAGCCCACACTATATTTATAAGGCACCTCCAATATCTATGATCTCATGTAGTGCTTCTAACTACCTTCAAGGTACTTGTTATTGGCATTCCACTTGCTAAGTAAATGTGGAGGCCCAGAGGTGTTCAGCCAGTGAGTGGAGCCAGGGTTCCAGCTCAGGGCTCCTGACTCTCTCCTGCACCTGGCTCGGCCCAAGGGACAGGCCCAGAGGGAGGGACGTGGGATCTGCTGGAGGAGAAGGAGGTaagcaagcagagagagaggaagtgtgtgtgtgtgtgggggggtgtagGAATGGTGTGAGGAAAGCAGAAACCTGGGAGGAGGCAGATGCTGCATTGTAAAGGGGCTAGAGGCCCTGCAAGGAAGTCTCGGGCTGTCCAGTAATGGGAAGCCAGGAGGGCTTCCCAAGGAAAGTGATAGGattgtattttggtttttaaagctgGTTATGCTTCAGTGGGAGGATGGGTTGAGGGGTCGACCTGGAGCTGGTTGCTACGGCCAATGCCAAAGTGATGCTGACCTGAGCCTGGTGTGAGGATGGGCAGTAGATCCTCCACCCCAGAGGTGAGCTATTCCAGGTGCTGGGACACGGCAGGGAACAAAACATGAGTCCTGTGCACTCTCCCTGATGGGGCACGCTGACCACAAGTAAGATAAGTGAAACATTTAGTCCATCGGGTGGATAAGGTTCTTGTGGAGAAAAGTCCTACTGGGAAGGAGAATATGGAACATGGGTGGGGCAGGAGCTGTAGTTTTCAATAAAGTGCTCAGAGATGGTTTTACTGAAGAGATGACAAAGAACTGAAGAGGTATGGAAGTGGCAGGTGCAAAGGGCCTGAGACTGGAGCACCTCTGGGGATTCTGGGAACACAAAGCCAAGGAGCCAGAGTGGAGTAAGAAAGGGCTAGAGATGGAGGTAGAGAGGTAGAGGGTCTGGGGTAGGGGCACATGGAGCTTTGAAGGTCACTGTGCCAATTGGGGCCTTTACTCTGAATGATGAAGGAGCCACCGGAGGGTTGTGAACAGAGCAGTGACATGATCtgacacattttaaaaggatcactggAGCTGCCTTGTTGACAGCAAATTGCAGGGATGACAACATAGCTCCATTCTGATGAGAGTGCATGGAGAATGAGAACTCCATAAAGGATGCCAAGGAGAAGCAGCTGAGAAGCCAAGAAGGAAGACCTGAGAGAGCGAAGTCAAGAAGCCTAGGATGGCAGGAGTTTGCAAAAGGAGGGAGCCATAGGCAGAGTCAAGTGGTTCCGAGAAGTCAGGTAAGAGGACTGGGAAGCGTCCCCTGGCTGAAGCCCTGGGTCCCTGGAGACTTGGAAAGGGCAGTTCGTGTGGAAGGGTAGGGACAGAAGCCAGACCACTGTAGGTTGAGAGCACCACTAAATGCCCCTAAGCCCCAAAGGTCTGTACATTGATCCCAGAGTTGGAAGACCTTGGAAGGAAAGCAAGAAGGCACATTATGAGGGCCTCGGAGAGCCTCTGGTCTTCCCACTCACTTAAGCAGAGGGGTGGACCGAGTAACCAGTGCTAGACCACAGGGCTCTGCGGTGCCTGAGTGTGGCCTGGATACAGGTCTCCTGGCCCCCAGCCATGTACTCTTCCCACGTGTCCCAGTGTGACACGAGTGCCACAACAAACAAGCCCCCAAGTCGAGGGGGTCAAAGCA
This portion of the Canis lupus dingo isolate Sandy chromosome 11, ASM325472v2, whole genome shotgun sequence genome encodes:
- the ALDH1B1 gene encoding aldehyde dehydrogenase X, mitochondrial — protein: MLRFLAPLAPRLLCLRGRTAPYSSAAALPSPILNPDIRYNQLFINNEWQDAASKKTFPTVNPTTGEVIGHVAEGDRADVDRAVKAAREAFRLGSPWRRMDASERGRLLNRLADLVERDRVYLASLETLDNGKPFQESYALDLDEVIKVYRYFAGWADKWHGKTIPMDGEHFCFTRHEPVGVCGQIIPWNFPLVMQGWKLAPALATGNTVVMKVAEQTPLSALYLASLIKEAGFPPGVVNVVTGYGPTAGAAIARHMDIDKVAFTGSTEVGHLIQKAAGDSNLKRVTLELGGKSPSVVLADADMEHAVAQCHEALFFNMGQCCCAGSRTFVQESIYDEFLERTVEKAKQRRVGNPFELDTQQGPQVDKEQFERILNYIRLGQKEGAKLLCGGERFGDRGFFIKPTVFGDVQDDMKIAREEIFGPVQPLFKFKKIEEVIERANNTRYGLAAAVFTQDLDKAMYFTQALQAGTVWVNTYNIVTCHTPFGGFKESGNGRELGEDGLKAYTEVKTVTIKIPQKNS